ctcctcacacagtTACCCCTGAGAGATGCAGATATTGTGTGCATTAATTGGACTAATGTGATATGAGGCGCCAAAGACAGCATGCTCCAGTACATATATGCACTGTACATCATATATCATGGCCGGTGAAATGTGAAGCAGACTCAGACTTACGTACACGCTGCATTTCATGAACTGTCAAAACTTCAAACGATCCAGCAAAGTCACACCGCGTCTTTACCCTCGGGCTTTTACTACAGGACACAGGAAACAAACCGTGGAAGCTAAATCACAGTCGTGACAGCTGAGGTGCCATTAGATACCCGGGGAGAGAGGGCTGGTAAACGAGCAGCAGACTCCTGCTCCTCGGGACGGTTTAATGAGATGAAGAAAGaggatttaaaacatttcaaaaagaaTTTTCCCTCGATTGTAAATCAGTGTGCCATGTCAATAGGGAAAgcgatttttttaaaagattaaaatctCTTAAGAGTTTTATGTTGACTGACATCCTCTTGTACTTCAGCTGAAACGTATATATCCTGAAGCAAAATGTGTGCATGAATGAGTGCAGAGAATATGAAATCACAAGATAAAAATCAAGCTTTTGGTTTTTGCCTTGATGTGCAAGCACATTAATTTTTTTGTGCAGGAAACTGTGAGGGGAAAACATGATTTTCACATGGTGATACTGGCTGCTAAAGGTATAACATTCCACACCGAGTGGAAGGTCAGTGTGAAAAATTAACGGCAATCCATATAATTCTTGCTGACTGACCGAGAGACATTGCCACTGAAAAAAATGCTGAACATGATCGTGAGAAAACCATAAACGTGAAGGACGGTGAGTGCGAGCTGAGGCTTCAGTTTGAAGCATATGGCATAAATCATGTGCATAATTTTCTGCCACTTTACTTTAACTCGATCCTTGGTTTACATAAAGAAAGAGCTGACCTTTTTCTAATGCCAGGTAGTTTCCAGCGGGCTCCTTGGCTCACGCACAGGTCGGCCTCTGTCACCTcgtggggggggagggaggaaaggagagTATCTCTGATAGGGCTTGATCTTTTAGCACCTGCGGAGCCCACATTCTATGTGCTGTAAAAGGACATAAAAGTGTCCGGGACTGCCTTCAGAGTAAGAGTTGTGAAAGGTCAACTAAACAATAACCGTTGATAGCACAAAAAGCATCAGTCTGTTTTGACGTTCACTCTCTCAGGTGACTTGGACGCGTGTCATCACCTCTTCCTTATCAGCATGATTGTCTCCAGCCATCTggggagagagtgaagagagaggagTCAGAGGTCTTGTACCAAACATGTGCAGGAATGCACAAGGAGCggtgctgaagaagaagaagaagatgtttCTGACTGATATCCACCGGCCATTAACACCCTCTCAAGACAGCAACGCAATTTAAACGtcacaaagtgaaaataatgacgTGGACACGGTGGTATGTGCAATGATTAATGGGAAGAAAATGGCTCCCATTTCTACAGGTTGTGTTTCAGAGTCACGTATACTGCACATATGGAAAACGCCAGACGTCGGAAACTAAAGTGATTATTTAGTTGGACATATTAAAGCcgtgcaacacaaacacatcactcaTGAAACCTGTCTGCAGGTCACGTGCATGGAGCAATGTGTAGCTCTATTGTGCCCACAACCCGGTGTGTCCACTTTGCTCCTGATTCCTCTCTCTCAGCACCACATCAGTCTTGCGTAGTGTACATTATCACAGACTCTCTTGCTCAACACTTAATGCTTTTTCTGTCAAGAGGGGTCATTACCATACGACACGGTGTTTTGACAGGTTTTTGGCAGTTCATGTCTCTGTCAGTCCTGCGCCTCCTGAcgggcggtgtgtgtgtgtgtgtgtgtgtgtgtgtgtggggggggtcagTGCCTCTGAGCACATTCCACAGGAAACAGGGGATGAAATGTGGTTTCATGATGGCTTATACGTCGCACCTGTGTACTTGCTTCAGAAATGCGGATTCTCCGCATACAGCCACCGATTAGCAGCTACACCATTTACAGCCACTTTGTCTGTTGTTATTTATCCTCAACATTAACCGTTATCCCTGCAACACACTTAACTATGCATTCTTACATTGCTCCCCCATCTGTGCCAAATGCCACTGACATCACGACTTTGACCTTTGCATAAAAGTAATTTTAGATTGCCAATTTCTAGAGTGTCACTGATATCTGACTGTGTAAGTATGCATTTTAAGAGCTGCACTGTGCCATCTGGATCGCTCCTTTGTACAGTAGCCAGACATGCATGCTTATACTACTTGGCAATAAAAGCTCCACAGTAATATGAATCAGTGGTGTTTACTGCCAGATGCAGATTGAGAAGCAACagacaaatttcaaattgaacttGTTCTCAGAGATTTGGGTTCAagaagacatgtttttattaagtgtttccacagttttttttgggCATATCACTTCTAGAACCTATAGTCATGTTTTCGTTATAATGCTCACAGATCTTCTCGACCTCGCGGGAGACATTAAAATCATCCAAATCTGGTTTCCTCATCACAAAGTCTTTGCAGGGAAGTCCTATTCACGTACAGTTTCCTCCTGAGTGGAACTACAGCAGACATTCTCCCCTGTCATACCGGTGAGACTGTGCAGAGGCAATATCCTGCACTCTTTGTAAAATGGAGATGCAAGTCCATAAGCCATAAACTGAACAAGCATAATATCTGTAAAACAGTTCATATTCAAGCATTCTTTCTCATTTaaacttatgtgtgtgtgtgttgggggggcaAAACACTCCTCCCGTGGCAAGGATCCCGCCCCTTTCACAGCGTCCAAAGCAGAGCAGTGTACACTCGCTCCTACTCACATTTCTGCCTTATATGGATGAGGTGACATCACTCACTGGGGGTGCCTCACTGTATTTATTCACCTTTCATTGTCTTGATAACATTCTTGGAATGCAACAGTGGACAATCTGTGGGAAAGGAGTCCCTCGCTCTCTATGCCTTCTGTGTGGATTGAATTATTTGATGGCAAACATGCTCTTGAGTCTGTTTGTGGAGCATCCATAGGTAAGTTGTGGGTAGGGTTTGTTTCTGAGGTGTCAAACAAACCCCTTTTGAGGTGACAGGATCTATCGCAATGGAACCTTTGGAAGCTACGCACTCTTGCACCCCTGTTGTGCCGGTTCCTacttatttggtttattttgcaATGCAAAATCCTCTGGTTGGATATTGCATTAGTTTCACTGTGGGTAAAAGGAGACGACACAGCTTTGCATTCAATGTGGTCTGCGTGCATTTTGTTGGAGCTGGAAATCAGAATGTGCATGAGCAGCATAGAAAGAAgctgagagaaaaggagaatCACTTgtaggggagggggggggggcatgttaATGTTTGGAAGTTGTAGCGTAGCTCTTTGCCAATTTCCCCCTTGGTCTTTTTTCTTGTTCTCTAGTAGCATTGCATGTGGGATCTTTTGTGAATTACATATTATActaatgacattttctgttggTTCAGATCAATGTACCTAATTAGGTAATTAAATAGTATTGTTTAttacataaacatgtatatttttttattattatttattcttataAACACTATGGTATGCAAAGTACGCAGTTGGTAACTTTGATGTCAATGAAAACCAAACTAACCTTgccttttccccctctttttttaGACTGAAGAGGTTGCTTGAGAACGAAAAAGCCTATCAGATAAAAAAGGAGAAGGAGCACACGAAACGTCTGGCCAAAGTGCGAGAGGAGCTGGTCAAGCTCAAGTCCTTTGCCCTGATGTTGGTCAATGAACGCCAGCAGCACCTGGAGCAAATGGACCAACAGAGTCAGCGGGTCCAAGAACTCagccagcagctgcagcagcaggagcaggcaCTGACTGAAGCCCGAGAGCACGCTCAGGAGGATGGTTATAGGGTACAGAGCCTGGAGGCTGAACTGAAAGAGAAATCTGCCAAGCTCACCCAACAACACGAGGAGATGAGTGCCAAGCTGGCCAGTCAGGAGCATCACAGCCGTCAGCTAAATGCCAACATTTTGGGTCTTACACATAAAGTGGAGGAGCTAGAGGAGAGCAACAGGGCCTTGAAGAAGTCTGAGGAAGAACTGCAGGAGCTCAGGGAGAAGATCAGCAAAGGGGAATGTGGCAACTCCAACTTGATTGCAGAGTTGGAGAACTTGCGAAAGCAGGTGCTGGAAATGGAGGGAAAGGATGAGGAGATTACCAAGACTGAATATCAGTGCAAGGAGCTGAGAAAGAGGCTACAAGAAGAGGACAGTAAAAGTAAAGACCTCAGACTAGAAGTAGAGAAGCTCCAGAAAAGAATGGTAGAGTTGGAGAAACTTGAGGGTGCATTCAGCGTTAGCAAGTCTGAGTGTGCACAGTTACACAATGccttagagagagagaagggcgTGACCAAAGAGCTCTCGGATGAAGTTGTAGCACTCAGGATCCGTATGAAAGAGCTTGAGTCCTCTGAACTGAAGTTGGAAAAGTCTGAACTGAGTCTTAAGGACGATTTGAGTAAGCTTAAGTCATTGACAGTTGCTTTGATGGAAGAACGCAAGACCTTGATTGACAAAATAAAGTCAGATGAGAAGAAACATGAGGACTTGAGTACAATGGTCAAAAGTGAGCAGGGCAAAGTTATGGAAGTGACTGAGAAACTGATAGAAGAAAGCAAAAAGCTCTTAAAGTTAAAATCAGAGATGGAAACCAAAGTAGAAAGTCTAATCATAGAAAAGGGGGAGCTCAGCAACAAACTAGCCTATGAACTAGACAAATCTAAGGATCTTAATTCTAAAGTTTGTCAAATGAAACGGAGGTTGGATGGGTTTGAGCAAGGAGAAAAGCTATCCATGAAGAACTCAGTGAAATGTGAAGTAGGGAGAATGCCTGACCCCGTACAAAGAGAAGACAACAAAATTAAGGAATTGACTTTTGAAATTGAGCGTCTAAAAAATCGTCTCAAACAACTTGAAGTAGTGGAAGGAGATCTGATCAAGACAGAGGACCAGTATGACATGCTGGAGAAAAGGTTCATGACTGAACAGGATAAAGCCAACATTCTTTCCCGGCAGGTGGAGGAAATGAGGACTCAGATAGCGAGGAACAAAGCCATtgagaaaggagaagaagaaagccaGGAAGAGGACATCAGACAAAGATGCAAAAAAGAGGAGGCCAAAACCAGAGAACTGCACGCTGATGTAGTTGCCCTCAAAGAGAAGATCCATGAACTAATGCACAAAGAAGACCAGCTCTCTCAGCTGCAAGTGGACTACTCCATCTTGCAGCAAAGGTTcttggaagaggaagagaaagcaaAGAATATGGGAACTGAAGTTTTTCACCTCTCCAAAGAGCTGGAGGTAGCTAAACGCCATAGTCGAGCATTGAGGCCCAGCTTGAATGGGAGAAGAATGGTGGACGTAGCTGTGACATCCACAGGAGTACAGACAGAGGCGTCAGCCACTGGGTCAGCAGAGGAGGATACCACAGCTGTGTTTATCAGGAAGTCTGTTCAAGAAGAAAATCACATAATGAACAATTTCAGACAAAGGTGTCTGAAGAAACCAACAGAAAAGACGGTTGAGCGATGTCCTTCATCTGGCAGTGACCTCAGCATGAAGAAATCCTGGATTCCCTGGATGAGGAAAAAGGACAGCACCCCTCAAGAGACCAACTTAGAAAAACCTCTGCACATGAATGGAAATCATTTGCCCTCTGAACTGACTATGTCCCCAAAGCAGGGGCAACCATTACACATTAGAGTAACACCAGACCATCGAAACAACATGGCCACTCTGGAGATCAGCAGCCCTACTACTGAAGATGTTTTCACGAGCTCAGTTCCCCTCAGCCCCAACCCATCTCAACCAAAATCCAGAATCACAATCATTCCCACCTACTCAAACCCCAAGAGAAAGCCCACAACTGTACCTCAGGGCCCTGCGAGAGCAAAGTCTCCAGTCACCATCACAGCGATGTCCAGAGCCAAATCTCCAGAAAGTAGCCGAATCTCCTCCACTGCCTCAGGGCGGCCCCTGTCCCCGGTCTCTATTATGACAGTCAGCACTGCTGTAGTGCCTGAAGCATCTGCTTCCCCAGAGCCCCAGGAGATGACAATGGGCCGAGCTGTCTTCAAGGTTACCCCAGAAAAGCAGATGGTCCCTGTGCCTATACGGAAgggccacaacaacaccagcatcATCACTACCAGTGAGGATAACAAGATCCATATTCATCTAGGCAGTGGAATGACCCCGAAGATGGTAGTGAGGCCAGTGACTGGTGCGACAGAGAGCAAGGAAATGACTTTATCCACTGGGACAGTTTTGCGCTCCCCTCGTCAAATTACCACCACTGCTACCAGGAGCACACAGAGCAAAGTGATGAGCAGTATCACAATTTCCCCGGTTACATCCACTACATCCAGACCCACGCAAACCATGGTACGTTTTACTGGTTGAAAACATATAATTACCATCTTTAAATGATTTGAAACTGTTGTATTGTCAAGGTACCAGGGCTTGGCACAGCAGAGAATGTGGCTTTAGTTGACAGCAGATTATCAGCCTTTGAGCAATGAGAAAACACAATagtgaaaatgatgacgtcctTTCATCATTGTCTTTCTTaagaatctttaaaaaaacatttacatctcCCTAATAATGCAAGGGacatctgtccgtctgtcccaTGGCTTGCGTGACAGAGACGGACAGCCCTATGGGTCGGCCTCAGAACAGCAGAGCTAATGATGTGGCAGTTTGCCAGCGTGCTACCGTCATGCTGCAATTTATAGTTGTTACGCAGTGTTTACATTCACAGACAGCCATGCAGGGCTCAGAGCCCTCTGGCTGACACTGTCGTTTAATCAagggcttccttcttcttaaaACAACAGATGATGAGTTGATGGCGTAGGAAAGGTTCTGCCGACACAATGAACAAAGAGGACTTGATTGTTGCAAGCAAGCGTCAGTTCGGACCCTGCAGGTGTCCTACCAAGTTTCAGCCGAATCCTAGAAACCTCTGCCCTTGTTTTACCATaaccacacattttaaaagcctGTCTGACATCATGTCATTTGCCCTATTTTggtaactgtaaaataaaaagccaaCAACTCTGATCACAATTGGTCATTGTCAGAATGATGGATTCCTGTGTGATTATTTACAGCCTTGCATCAGTATCAGCACTCCAAAACCTGGGCTCTCTTACTGGGATTTAATggataaatatttacatttcctTAAAGCAGTTCCTTTGTTGCATATGcacttttactcttttttttctttcctgtaaaAGGTTTTATGCCCCTTTCCTTTATTGATGCATTATGTTCCCCACAAGTGCGCACACTCACCATCTCCctgcctcactctctctccctctattgTCAGACTGGGAACGATGCCCAGGCGACTCGAACAGGGCTGACCCGCATCCCAATGTCCAAGAGCCTGAAGACGGGAAAAGCTGTGCTGGGATCCCTGGGGATCTCAGGTGGCGTGAAGATGGAGTCGCGAGCTGAGACTCAGTCTATGAGGATAGAAGTGAAGAAATCCACTGTGAACAGCAGTGCTTTACAAAGTGGTGGAAAAGCCTGATAAACATAATTGAGCAGTATCTAAATTATGCAACTACAGAGGGATTAAGACAACTGTGCAACTCAGTATTTTTTGTAAGTAagccatttatttttgtaaagtatttgtacttgtttGTCTAATCTATTTTTGCCACATACATTGATTTATAATCTTTATATTTAcactgtgtgcatttgtgtgaaaTATCATAAAAGACTGTGTTGCCACTAACTGCTTCTTGCTTTGAGTGGTTGACAATATTTTACACGGACACATTGTAGTTCCGAATCACTTATTTTCATGTAAATGACGTCTATTTCTCCTGTGAAAGATTTGTACTTAATATGTATTTGAAATAAACAAGTTGTCAAACGGGCTGTCTTACTTGAAAACTAGAAACTTGAAAAATATcaaacactgtttacattctgggaatgaggtcccgtcccctacaagtgggtctaaaaagtgctagaattagcgttgcagctTCAATCCtgggaccaagtgtcactggtgggcatgtaataaaaaaaatgaagatatttctcaatttaggggaaactgaggttgggaagtgcaatttttcaaaaatactaccccatTCTAGttatacaaagctaaatgcaaattggtgaagtattccttaaagggatttaaatgtgatttttcattACATACTATTGTACTGTtgctgtactgtatatttcacATTAGTACAGGGTATAATTGTGCTGTACTGAATATTTCATAATATAgtacattacatttaatgtaGCAATTTGTTTATATGTTCATATTTACACAACATTTTGCCAGAAGAGGTAAATAAAGAATaggaaaagaagaataaaactcGAGAGTCTCTGATCTTACCGGATGTAAGCAAACACTGGTCCGTTTTCAACGATGACGTAGCTGCTACGTTCCTAAACTCCATTGGCCCGAGCACTTCCGGCTTCTTCCTCGGGATGAGATTAAGTACACAACCGAAATCAATAGTACTACAACAAGTAGGTATTTGAGTTTGACAGGGGGACTTTTCCCTCCCCAGTCGAATTCACCTCATACCTTGACGTTACTAGGCTGTTGTTTACCGCGAGGTGTCGCCGAGAAACGTCGGCTGTTGACTGTTAAGTGGATTATTTTGCTCGGAGCGGATTGCAGCCATGATGGCGTCAAGCTACAACGCCAAGGAGGAGGACGGACACCATTCGGGCGCTGCGAGTCACGGCGGGCCAGCGGTGGCGAAAAGCAAAAAGCCGGACAACACTGCGTTCAAGCAGCAGAGACTTCTCGCCTGGCAGCCCATCCTTACCGCAGGCACCGTGCTCCCTGCCTTCTTCGTTATTGGTATCTTCTTCCTCCCCATTGGCATTGGCCTCTTCGTCACCTCTAACAACATTAAAGAATTCGAGGTATGTCTGGTCGTCGTTAATCAACTCACCTTTGTTATCGCTTAGGAGCCATCCCTGTTGCTGTTCAAGTTACTTTTTAACTGTGGTTAACTATTTAACTATGTCCTGTTTACCTGTTGACAGTAATGTCAGGTTTGTGACAAAGCGACAAGGAAGTACATAACCGTGTAAGTGACACCTTTTTAAATAGCGAGCCTTATTAAACAGTGAGATTACCATTTAACAGTAAAGATGCCAGATGTATGCTTTGCTGAAAATAATACAGTGTAATATAACAATACTGCAATTACAGGTTGAAGTGATCAGGCTGTGAAAAAGCTGTTTCCTCAACTGAATGTGCCTGTATTGTGTTACCATACGAATAAAAATGATAACGTCCACCCATTGAAATGATCTTCGTGTACATTAGATCCAGTTTTTAGTTGTTAGAATATATACAATGTGACACAGCTTTTAATTTAACGGAATATGAGTACCTATAGACCATTTGTGCACTGTTTTATGATTCTGATGACTTTACAACCACTTTATAACACTTGATATTATTTAGAACCGGTAAGAGTGGTCATTTTTCAAAAGATAggttttgtaaataaacatggTTATACACATGAATCCTGATTAAAAGGCTTGACAAAAGTCGGAATACATAAATGGTCTTTATGTGTAACTGCCATCATTCCTAAAAATAAATTTGGCAACAAAAAGTTGGATggtcatttaaagtaaaatgtcaTATCAAGTAACACAACAGCCTCATTTTCCTTGTTATATGACAGTAAATGCATTTTCAtccagcaaaaaaacaacctgcatTTCACTTAAAAGTCTCTTCTTCAGTCGCCTCTGCTGTCTTctcttcattaaaatgtaat
This genomic interval from Solea solea chromosome 18, fSolSol10.1, whole genome shotgun sequence contains the following:
- the LOC131444380 gene encoding filamin-A-interacting protein 1-like isoform X1; the protein is MRSKSSGVESPANGVLAVPQDNHHDIGQEQEVDLPVKSLKTKEKLLQDSSEAGDKQRDIMDLSKEDLLKLLGIMEGEVQAREDVIGMLKSKQSAPAALESRYGSAAPNSALQALQRDSFITGTEAHNHSVYQKPIVELERLQEKHRDTYRRMLGQLLLAEKCHRRTVHELDTEKRKHVDYMNKSDDFTNLLEQERERLKRLLENEKAYQIKKEKEHTKRLAKVREELVKLKSFALMLVNERQQHLEQMDQQSQRVQELSQQLQQQEQALTEAREHAQEDGYRVQSLEAELKEKSAKLTQQHEEMSAKLASQEHHSRQLNANILGLTHKVEELEESNRALKKSEEELQELREKISKGECGNSNLIAELENLRKQVLEMEGKDEEITKTEYQCKELRKRLQEEDSKSKDLRLEVEKLQKRMVELEKLEGAFSVSKSECAQLHNALEREKGVTKELSDEVVALRIRMKELESSELKLEKSELSLKDDLSKLKSLTVALMEERKTLIDKIKSDEKKHEDLSTMVKSEQGKVMEVTEKLIEESKKLLKLKSEMETKVESLIIEKGELSNKLAYELDKSKDLNSKVCQMKRRLDGFEQGEKLSMKNSVKCEVGRMPDPVQREDNKIKELTFEIERLKNRLKQLEVVEGDLIKTEDQYDMLEKRFMTEQDKANILSRQVEEMRTQIARNKAIEKGEEESQEEDIRQRCKKEEAKTRELHADVVALKEKIHELMHKEDQLSQLQVDYSILQQRFLEEEEKAKNMGTEVFHLSKELEVAKRHSRALRPSLNGRRMVDVAVTSTGVQTEASATGSAEEDTTAVFIRKSVQEENHIMNNFRQRCLKKPTEKTVERCPSSGSDLSMKKSWIPWMRKKDSTPQETNLEKPLHMNGNHLPSELTMSPKQGQPLHIRVTPDHRNNMATLEISSPTTEDVFTSSVPLSPNPSQPKSRITIIPTYSNPKRKPTTVPQGPARAKSPVTITAMSRAKSPESSRISSTASGRPLSPVSIMTVSTAVVPEASASPEPQEMTMGRAVFKVTPEKQMVPVPIRKGHNNTSIITTSEDNKIHIHLGSGMTPKMVVRPVTGATESKEMTLSTGTVLRSPRQITTTATRSTQSKVMSSITISPVTSTTSRPTQTMTGNDAQATRTGLTRIPMSKSLKTGKAVLGSLGISGGVKMESRAETQSMRIEVKKSTVNSSALQSGGKA
- the LOC131444380 gene encoding filamin-A-interacting protein 1-like isoform X2; the encoded protein is MLVNERQQHLEQMDQQSQRVQELSQQLQQQEQALTEAREHAQEDGYRVQSLEAELKEKSAKLTQQHEEMSAKLASQEHHSRQLNANILGLTHKVEELEESNRALKKSEEELQELREKISKGECGNSNLIAELENLRKQVLEMEGKDEEITKTEYQCKELRKRLQEEDSKSKDLRLEVEKLQKRMVELEKLEGAFSVSKSECAQLHNALEREKGVTKELSDEVVALRIRMKELESSELKLEKSELSLKDDLSKLKSLTVALMEERKTLIDKIKSDEKKHEDLSTMVKSEQGKVMEVTEKLIEESKKLLKLKSEMETKVESLIIEKGELSNKLAYELDKSKDLNSKVCQMKRRLDGFEQGEKLSMKNSVKCEVGRMPDPVQREDNKIKELTFEIERLKNRLKQLEVVEGDLIKTEDQYDMLEKRFMTEQDKANILSRQVEEMRTQIARNKAIEKGEEESQEEDIRQRCKKEEAKTRELHADVVALKEKIHELMHKEDQLSQLQVDYSILQQRFLEEEEKAKNMGTEVFHLSKELEVAKRHSRALRPSLNGRRMVDVAVTSTGVQTEASATGSAEEDTTAVFIRKSVQEENHIMNNFRQRCLKKPTEKTVERCPSSGSDLSMKKSWIPWMRKKDSTPQETNLEKPLHMNGNHLPSELTMSPKQGQPLHIRVTPDHRNNMATLEISSPTTEDVFTSSVPLSPNPSQPKSRITIIPTYSNPKRKPTTVPQGPARAKSPVTITAMSRAKSPESSRISSTASGRPLSPVSIMTVSTAVVPEASASPEPQEMTMGRAVFKVTPEKQMVPVPIRKGHNNTSIITTSEDNKIHIHLGSGMTPKMVVRPVTGATESKEMTLSTGTVLRSPRQITTTATRSTQSKVMSSITISPVTSTTSRPTQTMTGNDAQATRTGLTRIPMSKSLKTGKAVLGSLGISGGVKMESRAETQSMRIEVKKSTVNSSALQSGGKA